The region acatttcattaaagGTTTTAGGCAAATTTCAACTAAAAGTTACAAAACcatattatttcagatttattttcatgtgtggaggtttaaattaataatagtaatatataacagatgaacatggtttctttcagtaaataaattatttagGTAATATCTGGATCATTTGGTTCTATGGAGTTATTTTATCTGTTAATCCACACAGAGCTAATCCcagattgattttaatttcacattcaacagcacagcagctgtttatcagtcagtctataaatacaacaggtggctgcagctggtgacTTTAACTGAATGAAGACAGCTGCAGACTTTaaattctacagactgagtccAGTTAGCAGATTTTCGGACCCGCCCACTCAGGTTGGTACGCGGCCAATAGAAAACCAGAATCATCTGAAAGGGAAGCGATGACAGGAGgttctgagctgctgctgttggactcTGCGCCTCTTACTCAAATCTGATGATGGACAAAACAATCTTTGCTGTTGTACAAAATTTTAGCAAAGATCCCAACAATCCTGTTTGTGTTAGATTAAAATCACGACATGTCATCTGAAATCTGATGTTAGATCAGTGTTTTAAAGTGCTGGTTGTTATTGGTGATTATTAAACAGTCTTTCATCTGGTTTCATGTTAGGTCCAAAAAGGGAAACTGTTCAAAGCAGCCTCCCAGCTGATGACAACCGTCAAGCAGAAGAGAGGCTGCGTGCTGTTCGGACAGAATTCATTCAGAGAGTGTCTGACACTGTTCTCAACCAGCTTCTGGATAAACTACTTGATCGTGGTGTTATCAGAGATGAAGAGATGGAGTCAGCCAGAGCAAAATCCAGAGCAGAAAAAGCCAGAGATGTGATTGACTcagtgagaagaaagggaagcgaagccagctcatttctgattgctgctctctgtcagctggatccttgtgtttccagagagctctcattaatatgaagccaaagacacaaagtcTCTGAGGGTGGATGGAAATATTAACTTGCGAACAAGTTCTGCTATAAAGTCTCTGTTCTTAAATACTTATGTTTAACTCTAAAAAGAAATTCACTTGTTGTTTTTGGGAAAATAGGCCTTGGCCTGATCCCACAGTACTTTGCGCTCTGGGatttattttccaacatttgtAATACGTTAAAATGTGTCTCAGTGTTTACTGATcttcactgatcttctttcatcacactgtcaccatgtggtctttctgcagaccagaatcctgtctgtctgtctgtctgtctgtctgtctgtctgtctgtccgtctgtctgtctgtctgtcagagtaTCTcggtttaaatggaccttcagtaaatcatcagtaaagtgatgaaccttcatgactcagctccttatctccactgtggactcagagaaaagtgctgagtcagcagacttgaggtctgtgagtttccagctcagtgtgttcactccaacacgttaacatgagctgagaggaagcagctgctgcacatctggactgaacaggactgaagtccctgcaggtctttatgctggatctgcatcactgactgacagctgatggacagagtcaggaaacactgatggatctgctctcttcttcttctctacacaggtggaggcggtgaagaggaaggtgtgtgttgatggaggatcagctgcttcctgatgatccagatgttgcagcagcagcttgtccagactctggaccatgttcctgggaggtggagaggagagcttcatccagcagagactgacagaggaatcagaactggtctgagaacagagtccagtccaccatgatcccagagactcctcaacTCCTCAAGTCAAGCATTTTTGTATAaactattaaatattttattgtggaaCATGTTGACTGTCATTTAGCACTGATTAagcttttaaattggccctttcttcacttcataaaaatattgtatttttctttaatgttttttcttatcttgaacaatatttatttgtatccacgtggcaaaaaaaaaaaacatgtcaataaATAACGCTGATGCTGAAGGGCTCAACTCAACAGAGGACATGGCAGCAGTTTctcttctgaaaggacaatttttattcagcaaagaatgaagtgaaaaaaaatcagctgtttttcagTGGCATTAAATggcgtggtgtgtgtgtgtgtctgtctgtctgtctgtctgtctctctgtgcgtgctctctctgctggtctgagctctcagttcatttaaatgctttgttggatctgtctgtctgtatcatgtcagaaactctgaaacactctgaacttctttaaaacacggtggatttactgatatcaaagtgtccagcggtGCATTGTGAGTACATTGTTGCATGTAAACATAATAAGCATCCcagccaatgcagagtaactctttaccaacatccagatgttagaaacacagtgctgcttggaaaataccctgatagactccaacacactgtgactttgtgaaacaaccagtggagccccctggtggtcagtagaagtgcagcccctctgagctggtggcagaccaaggcttcagtctgcacacatcttccacatgtgatggcacacacactgtgtattgtggcaacatccgtcccctcagagagaatctgctctttaaccctcctgtcgttttcaccccccgccccttactttagtgttcctgctctgtttgatacggtggccggtaagtgcaaaactagATTACAgagtgccaaacacttttacaaagcgtcaaactaatttacatgttgggaaacattttattcaacaaaatgacacaagaaaaagacttttaccacggacaaaacaaacttatattttagaaaacaaatttacaagttgcgaaacaaatttccaaacgacagaatcttccggaaggggaatgtaccaaatgccggaagtgatccagaagaagattgactgtgaactcaaaatgtttgtatcagtttgtgtggcgggaaaactttgcgtAGTGtaagtttatggcagcatggagtaaatgatgttttggccgttttgtggaaacaacttgagccaatttacgcggttgtgttttccgtgcggacgatctgtagaatgtttaacgttgatgaacggaccagacggaaggagcacgcgcacaggagacatctaataaacagccgggaaatgctaaacaagctaagtgtagcatcgcgctaactagctgaagccgctgtcagacatgcagtgaattaaagtgcaccgtttcatttagcagccaatcgttgtcttcacggaatagcaacgcgtttagttagtatgcgttgctagtttcttttttattttattttttttaggcttacaattatgctaaatgcacaattgttgctgattgttttagctgctgctaactttctgttttgatacggaactccgttcattccagcagaacaaccatgaacatcatataaacaattcatggaggacagaaagtcaaagtcaaaagaactgtgggccgaaaggaaacaggtccaggtacgtgtgcagatatatctgtaaaatatggaagtcaatatgtgtgtgtgtgtgtgaaatgaatgatatctttttgttattttagcagataaacatggattgatggcgccacatggagctgatttaaaagctcagagagggaaaacactcccattatatacagatccggaggtagcagcacctgatctactgaagcaagctgtccaagaaatgagaacatttaacaagaagatggatgaaggagcagaccttcttttgtatccagactgttcagaggtgctccatgtgcctgggtcagaaagcccattcaaactggcagaatataaaaaggaaataggaaaggcacttttttcatttgcctagaaacacactttagaggaggtttgtggatctcttcattcaatatttttacatatttatttactctgatgcagcataattaataatgtgttgtttgtttttactacagaggttgatacatcagactctgattctgaaattgtcatcacatcgaggagcacagctgaattcaatgcagctgacactgtggtacgttcatttttacattttgtactttaattccgttttttgttttttttttatttattgacaggatatgcatttggtttaaagtgttaagtctaagaaccaagtcttgattatttggcatttactattccaatcagacaccctgataacctttcaccattgatatatactgtatgtggtgagggaacaataatggaagctgtttaaagttgctgacaattgtgtgcttttcttctcaggtttttgtaacaaaacaacacagttctcccaaacgcaaacctgaagataaagggtaggtattagtttttacaaaagcagtaatttgtctttaagttgttgatgcgattgtgatgaacatgtggtagaaaataccatacgtgtgatataatttataacaaaataatctcttatttataaatcttatggttcctctctacctctaaatgttactcaaagctctgttatactctgtatcataaagttaatcagtttatcaattttatcatgtttcagagattcatccacagctcagcctggacaggtattaaggcagattatggcagcctgatgttctttgctttcagtgtgttgtttcagacattttcatttgtttttcagacagtaatatctgacactgaggatctggatccacctgaaacaaatccagtcaggaggacttgctacgggtaagttaaaaaaacaacagtgattcacttaattttaatattaatttattgattacatgggaaagatatttgcatttgtaagatgttcaacatattctgaaacctgtgacatgctggtaaaattcacagatgatgctgctgttttggaagaaggaattgacacaggtgggccgagacgagagttttAACTCTACTGAcgaaacatctgaaagaccggctcatttctgatggaccagaaggacatcagttcttggtgtacaatgcaaatggtatgaacagggttagatgtaaacaatactaatggttaatgatcattaactttatatatcacgACATAcactttgttgcttgaactatttttaaaaaacgtgtttcatctcagattgagaatgtttcttcagtggatgctctgagagaatgcatcatgagacgcagcacaatgttacagaaagcaggctgtctgagacgtgttgctactgttgaagaaaagaaagaaatcgtgtcagactccctccgatggtacattattgaccgcatctcatctgtaattgacaggtaagatcatatttgtaatgatgtgatttttatttttttgtatttaagatattttagcttgaaatgcctcatcatccccctctgtggtttattaagaatgtatattctttagctctgagtcagtgtgtcagaatgtgtgccttagtttagtataattgctgtgtgatgtctgtctccccttcctctgtcttatgccaatcaaaaggtgctcatgtcattccagtcttgtgtttgctttgccaagtgcaaagcaagacacagagttcttctttaaatcagtaatgttcaacacacaaccatttttactcatttctatatgtttgggtggatagtcattttagaaaac is a window of Echeneis naucrates chromosome 2, fEcheNa1.1, whole genome shotgun sequence DNA encoding:
- the LOC115055986 gene encoding caspase-1-like produces the protein VKELRDLVESPDCRLETVRLSDRVIKASTEKTCPKRETVQSSLPADDNRQAEERLRAVRTEFIQRVSDTVLNQLLDKLLDRGVIRDEEMESARAKSRAEKARDVIDSVRRKGSEASSFLIAALCQLDPCVSRELSLI